The Streptomyces venezuelae genomic interval ACCCGCTGGACCGACTTCACCACCGCCTCCGGCACCCTCTTCGGCCACCCCGACGTCCGGTTCGTCAACCTCAACATCGCCGCCTTCGACTCCCACAAGCTGGCCGCGCTCCCGCTCGTGGCGGACGCCCGCGAGGGCCTGGAGCAGCTCCACACGCTCCTGGAGCCCCATCACGTCACCCGGCACTACGTCCACGAGTACGCCGAGGAGAAGCTCCGCTGGCGGACCCGGGTCGACACCGCCTACGCCGTCCCCGACGAGGACACCCGGCCCACCCAGGCCCAGGTCCTCGGTGTACTCGACACTCTGGTCGACGGCAGCGACATCCTGATCAACGCCGCCGGCTCCCTCCCCGGTGACCTCCACAAGCTCTGGCGGACCCGCTCCACGGACCAGTACCACGTCGAGTACGGGTACTCCTGCATGGGCTACGAGATCCCGGCAGCCCTCGGAGTCCTGCTCGCCGCGCCCGGCCGGCCCGTCTGGGCCCTCGTCGGCGACGGTACGTATCTGATGAATCCCACCGAGATCGTCACCGCCGTGCAGGAGCGGCTGCCCCTGCGGCTGGTCATCCTGCAGAACCACGGGTACGCCTCCATCGGCGGCCTCTCGGAGGCGGTCGGCGCCGAGCGGTACGGCACCGACTACCGCCACCGGGACGTGGAGGGCGCCTTCACCGGCGCGCCGCTCCCCGTCGACCTCGGGGCCAACGCCGCCTCCCTCGGCATGCGCGTGCTGCGCCCCCGCACCGTGCGTGACCTGCGGGAAGCCCTTGCGGACGCGCGGGCGGCGACGGTTCCCACATGTGTCTACGTCGAGACCGAAACGGCAGACACAGTGTCGGGCCCGCCCCCGGCCCAGGCATGGTGGGATGTGCCCGTGGCCGAGACGTCGACCCGCCCGTCGGCGGTCAAGGCCCGCGAGGAGTACGACCGGCACGTCACCGCCCGACGCCGCCATCTCTGAAGGAGCATCTCGTCATGACGAACACCGTCAAGACTGTCAACCACTGGATCGGTGGCAAGGCCGTCGAGGGCACGTCGGGCAACTGGGGCCCGGTCACCGACCCGGCCACCGGCGCCGTGACCAC includes:
- the iolD gene encoding 3D-(3,5/4)-trihydroxycyclohexane-1,2-dione acylhydrolase (decyclizing); the protein is MTVRLTVAQALVRFLAAQYTERDGVRQRLISATWGIFGHGNVAGIGQALVEDAELMPFHQGRNEQAMVHAAVGYARQSNRLSAHAVTTSIGPGATNLVTGAALATINHLPVLLLPGDTFATRPADPVLQQLQLPYAGDVSVNDCLRPVSRYFDRVGRPEALVPAALAAMRVLTDPVETGAVTLALPQDVQAEAYDWPDEFFAERVWRVRRPSPDEDELDAAVAAIGRATRPLIVAGGGVRYSGAEEALHDFAALTGIPVASTQAGKGSLPHDHPQDVGGIGHTGTAVADHLARTADVVIGVGTRWTDFTTASGTLFGHPDVRFVNLNIAAFDSHKLAALPLVADAREGLEQLHTLLEPHHVTRHYVHEYAEEKLRWRTRVDTAYAVPDEDTRPTQAQVLGVLDTLVDGSDILINAAGSLPGDLHKLWRTRSTDQYHVEYGYSCMGYEIPAALGVLLAAPGRPVWALVGDGTYLMNPTEIVTAVQERLPLRLVILQNHGYASIGGLSEAVGAERYGTDYRHRDVEGAFTGAPLPVDLGANAASLGMRVLRPRTVRDLREALADARAATVPTCVYVETETADTVSGPPPAQAWWDVPVAETSTRPSAVKAREEYDRHVTARRRHL